The DNA window TAAAGCCTACAAATCAGGTCATGAATTAAATAATAAATTATTACTCGAATTGCTTTCTGATAAAGAAAGTTGGAGCCTTATTACTTTAGACAGTAAAGATCCTAAGACATCAAATTTAGCAACGCGCTATATTAACTCTAAGAGTGGCATTTTAAATCAAGAAATAGCGGGAGTTTACTAATGAACATTTTAAGATTTTGTATATTTTTATTGCTCGCAATATTGATAGCATTTACTTTTTTATATTTAAATACAAAAAATAAAAAATATTTAAAATATTTAAAGCTTACAACTAACATCACATTAATTCTTATACTTATATTTATAATAAGATTGCTTTAACATCAAGTGGCTCAATCAAAGAAAACAATTGCAATTTTTGGAGCTTCAGGCTTTTTAGGCTCTAGTATTGTCTTAGCACTAAATCAATCCAATTGTCGTCTAAAATTATTTTCACGGAATAAAGAAAAAATTAAATATTGGACGGTGAATCCGGATATCCAAATATTTGACTTCGATCTTGATAATTTGACGCAACTAAAAAAAGATTTAAAAAATACAGATGCTGTCATTAACCTCTTAGGTATTCTTCATCAATCTAAAAAAGATTCTTTTGATAAGATTCATCATCTATGGCCAAGCCATTTAGCTAATACGATGAAAGATTTGGGGATTAAGCGGCTTATCCACCTTAGTGCCTTAGGCGCAAGTTTTAACGCTCCAAGTTTATATCTCAAATCAAAAGCGCATGGTGAAACTGCATTACTTAATCAGAAAGATTTAAATTTAACCATATTAAGACCTTCGATTATTTTTGGGGCAAGAGATAATTTTATTAATATGTTTAAGGTGCTTGTAAAATGGCTACCAGTGATAGTTCTTTTATCGCCGCAATCTAAATTTCAACCGATTTATATTGAGGATGTTTCAAAAGCGCTTATTAAAAGTCTTTGGGATAAAAAAACATATGGAAAAGTTTACGAGCTAGGTGGGTCCGATGTTTATTCACTTAAAGAAATTATTAAATTGATTATTAAGTCAGAAAAACTGCATCGTCTTATCATTCCTCTTAACAAACCACTCTCATATATATTTGCTCTAAGTATGGAAATATTGCCAATTAAAATATTGACTCGTGATAATTGGCGATCTATGCAGGTTAATAATGTAGTGGATCCTCAATATGTAATGCCATATCGATATTCTCAAGAACGATTGGAGCATTACCTAGAAAATAAAAAAAATAGACTACCTATGCGAACTAAATATAATTTATATAGAAGTAAATCTGGTCGATAAATGAAAATATATCTTGTGGGCGGCGCTGTGCGAGATCAAATCATGGGTTTATCGGTTAAAGATAAAGACTATGTAGTCGTAGGATCAACTTCGGAAGAAATGGTCAAATTAGGATATAAGCCGGTCGGTAAAGATTTTCCAGTTTTTTTACATCCTAAAACACATCATGAATATGCATTAGCGAGAACAGAGCGTAAAGTTTCAAAAGGTTATAAAGGCTTTAAAGTTTATGCCTCAAAAGAAGTTACTTTAGAGGAAGATCTGAAGCGAAGAGATCTCACAATCAATGCTATTGCTAAGGATACGAAAGGCCAGTTTTTTGATCCCTTTCAAGGTATTAAAGACATTAAAAATAAAGTTTTACGGCATGTTAGCCCAGCTTTTGTGGAAGACCCTATTCGTGTATTACGTATCGCTCGATTTTCTGCTCGATTTCATCAGTTCAAAATACATCCAAAGACGGAACTTATTTTAAGGCAGATTGTAAAAAATAAAGAAATAGAATCTGTAGCATCAGAAAGAATTTGGCATGAATTCTCTGTTGGATTTTCTGAAAAAAAATCTTATTTAATGTTTGAAGTTCTTCATCGATGCGGAGCGCTTAAATTATTATTACCAGAAATGAATTATGTTAAACATAAAAATTCCATGAAGAAGAGTTTCGAATACGCAGCAAAATCTAAGTATTCTGCTGAAATTAAGGCAGCTTTATTTTTTATGTATCTCTACCCTATAAAAGCTAATATCAAGCTACAAGAGAAAATTTATACAAGGCTATCTGTACCGAATGCTGTAAAGAAATTAACCGAAAAAACAATATTGAATTTATCCGATCTAAAGCAATTTAAAAAGCTTAAACCACGCCAAATTCTAGATTTGATTTATAAAATGGATTTGTTTAGAAATCCAGATATGCTATTGGATGTGATTAAAGTCTTTGAGGCCTTTATTAAGGGTCAGTCAATCCAGTATAAATCGGCATCAACAACTTTAAAAATCATGCAAAAGTATTTGAAGCAACTCAATAAATTAAATCTAAGTTCGATTAGTCAAAATAAGCGTGGCCTCGATATTAAGGATGCGGTTTATGACGCCCGCCTTCAAGTATTAACAAAACTTATCTAACAAACTTAAATTAATTGAGTAATTTTTGTAATGCGTTTACCTACAAAAATTATTTTTTTATTTTGCTTAGATACTAGAATTGTTTTCATACCTATCTTGTAAGCGGTTTTTAAATTAGCAAGATCATCCTCCACCATGATGCATTGATGCGCTTTTTTACCAAGCTGTCTTAAGATTTTTTTGAATGCATATAGCGATGGCTTCGGATTGTAAAGCGTTGACTCTATACTATAGACTGCTGAAAAATATTTTTGAATATTAAGTGATTTAATAATTGCGATCGCATAGTGAAGCGGAGCATTTGTAAAAACAATTTTTTTCCCTTTAATTTTTTTTAAAGTATTTTCTAGAGCATGAGATTGTTTTACGAATTTTGATAGCTCTTCTGCATTGTGTGTGCTGAGTAAAAATTCTTTTGGATCAACGCCGTGATTTTCTATTAACCCCTTTAAAGTTGCACCATAGACTTTCCAATATTGATCGCGAAGGTCATGTGCATCATGGTGACTAATTTTGAGTTTATGACTGACATAGTTAGTCATAGATTGATTAATGCTTGGGAATATTTTAGAGCTTGCGTCGTGCAGTGTGTCGTCTAAATCAAAAATCCATACTTTTGACAATTATTTTGCCTTAATTAAAGTACCTACACCCTCGTCTGTTAATACTTCTAACAAAAGTGCATGCTGCACTCTACCATCGATAATATGGACGCTTTTGACCCCGCTTCTTGCAGCATCAAGCGCTGAACTTATTTTAGGTAGCATGCCACCAGATAAAGTGCCATCTTCCACAAGTTTATCAATTTCATTAGGTGTTAATCCCGTGAGGAGCGAGCCTTTTTTGTCTAGCACACCAGGAGTATTAGTAAGTAAGATTAATTTTTCTGCACTTAATACTTCAGATAATTTTCCAGCTACAAGGTCGGCATTGATATTGTAGGTTTCACCATTGGCGCCTACACCAATCGGTGCAATTACAGGAATAAAATCCCCCTCATCTAGAAAATTAATAATACTCGGATTAATTGATGCAATCTCACCCACGTGTCCAAGATCTATCGTTTTTTTTGGGTCCGTATCATTTTGTACGACAAGTTTTTTTGCATGAATAAAATTCCCATCTTGTCCTGTCAAACCCACAGCTTTTCCGCCATGTCTATTAATGAGATTCACTATCTCTTTATTGACTTGTCCTCCGAGAACCATTTCTACAATATCCATCGTTTCGGTATCAGTGACTCTCATACCTTGAATAAACTCACCTTTTTTACCAAGTTTATCAAGATGCTCATCAATCTGAGGGCCACCACCATGGACGACAACTGGGTTCATGCCTACTAATTTTAAAAGCACGACATCGCTTGCAAATGATTGCTTTAAATTTTCGTCAACCATAGCATTGCCACCATACTTAATGACGATGGTTTTACCAAAAAACTTTTTAATGTACGGCAAAGCTTCGCTTAATATTTTGGCTTTGTGTTCCGGTTTAATGTCTTGACTCATTTTTATACCTATAGTTTTTTTAAGATTTTAAAGCTTTTTAATAAAAAATTTTGAATTTCTTTGAGGCAAGTAAGACTCCAATCTTTTTTTAGGAAGTTTTTGGATATTCTCTTCTTTAAAGCCTTTTTCAATGAACCAATGTTCAGTTCTTGTTGTTAGAGCAAATAAATACTTGTAACTTTTTTCTCGCGCAATTTCTTCGCAATAATTATAAAGTTTTGAGCCAAAGCCTTTTGATTGGTAGTTTTTATTAATTGCAAAACAAGCAAACTCAACATGATCGTTGTAAGGATACAAAGCGGCACAACCGATAATTTTTTTATCATGCTCAATGACGAAAAAGTTTTCTATGTCATGATCAATACGTTCTTTGCCTCTTTTAATAAGATAGCCACCAGCTTCTAACGGATTGATCAGTTTGTGAATGCCTTTGACATCATTATGATTAGCTTGTCTAATTGCATCGAGCGCTTTTTCTGTAATGACCGTGCCTACACCTTCATCCGTAAATAATTCCTGAAGAATGGCGCCATCAATATGCCTATTAATTAAATGAATCTTATGAATACCCGCTTCGGAGGCTTTGATAGCAATCTCTAAAAGATCTAACTCATTTGAGCTGATGTTGATGAGCTCATTTTTTTTTGGGTTATTTTTTGCAATACTTTTATAAAGATTGATAGCTTTTTCTAAAGTCATCTCGTGAAGGAGCTCATTTCTTAAATTAAAGATACCATCAGAATCTATAAGAAGAATAAGTTTATCTGCTTCGAGTGCGATAGATGTTTTGAGCGCTACATCTTCCATGGTGAGATTAAACACTTCACCTGTTGGCGAATATCCGATGGGGGATATGACAACTAATTCTTTGTTATCTAATTTTTTCTTAATTGCTGCACTATCAATTTTTCTTACTTCCCCAGTGTGTTGCATATCGACACCATCAATTACACCCAAAGGTTTTGCAGTAATAAAGTTTCCGCTAGAAACTTTAATATCGCTTCCCGCCATAGGTGAATTTAAAAGACTCGACGAAAGTGTAGATTCAATATTAATTTTAATAAGACCATTGGCTTCTTTAACAGCTTCCATGCCTAAATCATCAGTAACGCGAACATTTTGTACAAGCTGGGTGGATATTTTTTTCTCTTTAAGTTTTTGATCGATTTGAGGTCTTGCACCATGGACGAGGACAATTTTGACGTTTAAGCAGGTTAATAAATTGATGTCATGAGAGAGCGCTGTAAATTGATCTTCATCGAGAAGTTCACCCCCAAAAGCAATGACAAATGTTTTATTACTAAAGGTGTTGATATAGGGTGCTGCCAACCTAAACCATCTTGCAAATGTTTGGCTATCTAATTTCTGAATGGGGTTGGGGGAAGTCTTATTTTGAAAAAGACTAGAGGGTGCGCAATTGAGCACCTCACATATTTTAAGTAATTGCGCTTCACTGACATTTTGAGCACCTCTTTCTATTCTAGAAAGATTGCCAGGATCGCTCGCAATTTTTTCCGCTAAGACTTGAAGGGTTAGCCCTAAAGACTTCCTTCTTTTTCTGATTGCTTCGCCAAGTGACATAAGGTAAAAATTTGCTTAAAACACATATTTTACATGCATTTTTTAAAAAATTACCATAATTTTTGCGTTTTATGCAAAATCACCCCATAAATTTTGTAAAATAGAAAGAGCGACTATAGGGGCTGTTTCCGTTCTTAATATTCTTTGACCAAAATTCACTGGAATAAAAGCATGGTTTGTCGCCAAGGCCATTTCTTTTTCTGAGAAACCACCTTCAGGCCCTACCATAAAGACAATCGAATTAGACGGTTTGTTTAAGTGATTTATATTTTGTGCTTTTGATGGCGTGAGGATTAATTTTAAGTTGTCTGTTGTTAGAATTTCTTTGCTTAACCACTGATTTAAATGGAGGGGGCTTAAGATAGCCGGAACGACGCTTCGCCCCGTTTGTTCACATGCTGAAATAGCGACAGTTTTCCAGTGCTCAAGTTTTTTATCAGTTCTTTCCTGGTCCAATTTAATAATAGACCGTTCTGTTAATAGGGGCTGGATAGCATGAACGCCGAGCTCAACGGCTTTTTGAATAATCCAATCCATTTTGTCTCCTGCTGCAAGACCTTGGGCTAACGTTATCTTTAAAGGAGACTCGTGATTGACTTCATATTTATCGATAATTTCAACGGATGTTTTATGTTTCGATACTTCGATGACTTTTGCGACATAATCAAAACCATCGCCATTAAAAAGAGCGAATTGATCGCCTACTTTCAATCTTAAAACTTTTGTAGCGTGAATATGAGTTTGTGCGCCTAACTCAACGACATGTTTGAGTTCTAGGTTTTCAGAGTGGTAAAATCGATTTTCTTCCATAGTCAATTCTATCTAATAGGTAAGCTATATTAAGGCATAAAACATGGTTAGTTTAAATACTCCGCTTTGTGATTTTGGTTGGAAAGCCATTGATTTTAATTTACAAGGTGTCGATGACACATTTTGGACTCTAGAAAAATCAAAAGGCGAGAATGGTTTACTTGTGATGTTTATCTGTAATCACTGTCCTTATGTAAAAGCAATATTGCCAAGACTTGTCCATGATCTTCGAATCTTAAAGGGCCTTGGAATTGAAACGATCGCTATTCAGAGTAATGACCCTTTAAATTATCCTGAAGATTCGTTTGAAAATATGAAGTCTATTGCTTATCAATCTCATTTTTCTTTTCCATATGTTATTGACGAGACTCAAGAAACCGCAAGAGCTTATAACGCTATTTGTACGCCAGATTTTTTCGGATTTAATCGAAATTTAGAGTTGCAATATCGTGGCCGTTTTGACGCAACTGGTCGGGGAGTTCCGCCACCCGATAATACGCATGATTTATTTGAAGCAATGAAGCTTATTGCTGAAACCCAAAAAGGGCCTACCGAACAAAAATCAAGCATTGGCTGCTCTATTAAATGGAGAGAATGAAAAGCATTTAGAGCAAATAATCAAGAGGCAAAAAGACCCTATTCGCCTTGCTGAAAAGGGCTATTTAAGCAATAATTTAGGTAAAAATAACATCAATTTTTTAACTTTACATTTAGTACGCAAATATTTAAAAAATAATTGCAATGCTGTCAATTTCGGGAGGCAATAATGGCAACACGTCAAGATTTAGCTAACGCAATTCGCGCGTTATCAATGGATGCAGTTCAAAAAGCAAACTCAGGACACCCAGGTGCACCTATGGGTATGGCTGAAATTGCTGAGGTTGTATGGAATCATCATTTACAACATAACCCTACTAATCCAAATTGGGCTAATCGTGATCGCTTTATTCTTTCGAATGGTCATGGATCAATGTTGATTTATTCATTACTTCATCTCACAGGTTACGATTTACCAATAGATGAAATTAAAACATTCCGTCAACTCCACTCTAAGTGTGCAGGCCACCCCGAATATGGTTATGCGCCAGGTGTTGAAACAACAACAGGACCTTTAGGTCAAGGTATCAGTAATGCAGTGGGTTTTGCAATGGCTGAAAAATTACTCGCGAATCAATTTAATAAACCTAATCATAAAATCGTAGATCACCACACATATGTATTCTTAGGTGATGGTTGTATGATGGAAGGTGTATCTCATGAAGCTTGTGCTCTAGCAGGTACATGGGGTCTTGGTAATTTAATTGCTTTCTGGGATGACAACGGCATTTCTATTGATGGTCACATCGAAGGTTGGTATACAGATGACACGGCTAAGCGTTTTGAATCTTACGGCTGGCATGTAATTCCAAATGTAGATGGCCATGATTTTGAGGCGGTCAACAAAGCAGTTGAGGCGGCAAAAAAAATCACAGACAAGCCATCATTAATTTGCTGTAAAACTATTATCGGCAAAGGCTCACCTAACAAATCTGGATCGCATGATTGTCATGGATCAGCTTTAGGTGATGCTGAAGTTGCTGCTACAAGAGAAGCAATTGGTTGGAAGCACGATCCATTTGTGATTCCTGAAGACGTATATGCAGGATGGAGCGCTAAAGATAAAGGCGCTAAAGCCGAAGCAGCATGGAACGATAAGTTCGCGGCTTACGAAAAAGAATTCCCAGATCTAGCTGCTGAATTTAAACGTCGTATGAAAGGTGATCTTCCAAAAAATTGGAAATCATCGACAGATGCCATGATTAAATCTGTCAACGAAAAAGCTGAAGTATTAGCAACACGCAAAGCTTCGCAAAATGCGATTGCAGGTCTTGCGCCAATCTTGCCAGAGTTTGTAGGCGGTTCAGCAGACTTAACAGGATCAAACCTCACAAGTTGTTCATCATTCCAACACGTAAGTGGTAAAACACCAGGTAATTATATTTCTTATGGTGTTCGTGAATTTGGTATGGCGGCGATTATGAATGGTATGGCACTTCATGGTGGTGTGCTTCCATTTGGTGGCACATTCCATATGTTCTCGGATTATATGAAGAACGGTATGAGAATGGCAGCGCTTATGAAACAAAGAGTAATCTATGTGTTAACGCACGACTCAATTGGTCAAGGCGAAGACGGCCCAACACATCAACCAATCGAAACTACTTCAGGCCTTCGTTATATTCCTAGAATGGATGTATGGAGACCAGCAGATTCAACGGAAACAGCAGTAGCATGGGTAGTCGCTGTTGAAAGCATTCACAATCCAACCAGTTTAGTATTAAGCCGACAAAATACTTCATTTACAAAAAGAACTGATGCGCAAATTGACTTGATTCGCAAAGGTGCATATGTTTTAGCAGAAGCAGAAGGTGGTAAAGCGGATGTAATTCTAATTGCAACTGGATCAGAAGTAGATCTCGCATTGAAATCACAAGCTGCATTAAAAGAACAAAATATTAAAGCGCGCGTGGTTTCTATGCCATCAACTAATGTATTTGATCGTCAAGATCAAGCATACAAAGATAGCGTTCTAACAAAGGGTGTAAAACGCGTATCGATTGAAGCAGGCGTGACTGATTTCTGGAGAAAATATATCGGTTTAGATGGCGCTGCTGTAGGTATTGATACATTTGGTGAGTCAGCACCTGGAGGCGCGTTATTTAAACACTTTGGATTTACAGTAGAAAATGTGGTTTCAACTGTTAAATCAATTCTGTAATCATTATTGAGTAAGTTGAATAAGGCATCTCAAATTTGAGATGCCTTATTTTTTACTGAGGAAATCTTTATGGCAATCAAGATAGCAATCACAGGATTTGGAAGAATAGGCCGTTTAATATTAAGAGCGATTTATGAATTAAATCATCAAGATATTAAAGTCGTCGCCATTAATTCGAGTCGCGGTGATGCAACATCTAATGCCCATTTATTAAAATACGATAGTGCACACGGTAAATTTAATGCCGACATCAAAACAAATGATCATGAAATGATCATCAACGGTGACGTGATTAAATTTTTTTCCACAAGAAATCCTGAAGAGTTGCCTTGGGATAAATTGAATGTAGATGTCGTCATGGAATGTACAGGCGCTTTTACGAGCAAAGAAAAATCAATCGTACATCTGAAACAAGGCGCTAAGAAAGTATTGATTTCCGCCCCTGGCGGTAAAGATGTAGATGCAACTATTGTATATGGCGTCAACCATCAAATTTTAAAAGCGACTGATACAGTTGTTTCAAACGCTTCTTGTACCACTAATGGATTGGCTCCTATGGTGAAGCCCTTGCATGATCAATTAGGGATTATCACAGGACTTATGACAACGATTCACTCATATACAAACGATCAATATTTAAATGACAATCAACATAAGGACCCAAGAAGAGCTCGTTCTGCAACAACCTCAATAATTCCAACAAAAACAGGTGCAGCAGATGCTGTAGGTTTGGTGATACCTGAGTTAAAGGGTAAATTAGATGGCATTGCTATTCGCGTTCCAACATTAAATGTATCTTTAGTTGAGTTAACTTTTACGCCAAAGAAAGCGACATCAAAAGATGAGGTTAATCGCATTATAAAAGAGGCGGCTAATCAAGGAAGTTTAAAAGGCATATTAATTTATAACGATGAACCTTTAGTCTCAGTGGATTTCAATCATACGGAAGCATCTTCATTTTTTGATGCTAACTTAACTAAAGTAAGTGAGGATGGTTTGCTAGTCAAAGTCTTTGGCTGGTATGACAATGAGTGGGCCTTTAGCTGCCGCATGATTGATACGGCCATCGCTATGATGTCAGCTAAATAAATAGTTGTTTAATGAACATTAAAAGACTTGTTGATTTAGATCTCAAAGGTAAAAGAGTCTTTATTCGCTCGGATTTAAATGTGCCTATTCAAAATGGAAAAATTACTTCTCCTAAAAGAATTCTAGCTTCTATTCCCACTATTGAATTTGCCCTTCAAAAAGGCGCCAGTGTCATGGTGACATCTCACTTAGGTAGACCCGAGGAGGAGAAATATAGTAGCGATGATTCACTTAAGCCCGTAGTAGATTTTTTAAAGAGTCATCTTAAGTATCCTGTTCATCTTGTTTCAGATTGGGTTAATTCTTCTTTTGATATTGCACCAGGTCAATTAACAGTTTTAGAAAACTGTAGATTTAATATGGGCGAGAAAAAAAATGATGAAGCATTGGCAAAAAAATATGCCTCACTTACAGATATTTTTGTCATGGATGCATTTGGGACGGCTCATCGCAAAGAAGCTTCCACATATGGCATTGCAGAATATGCAGAGACTGCGTGTGCAGGCATTTTATTTGTAGCTGAACTTGAAGCGCTTGAAAAAGCATTATTAGAGCCTTCTCGGCCTATGATTGCCATTGTAGGTGGAAGTAAAGTATCTTCAAAATTAAGTATATTGGATACCTTATCTGACAAAGTAGATCAGCTTATTGTGGGTGGTGGTATTGCTAATACTTTTATCAAAGCGATGGGCTTTGAAGTCGGTAGCTCAATGTATGAAGAAGATCTTGTGCCTGCGGCTAGAAAAATAATAGATAAACTAGAAAAACGTGGCGCCTCACTTCCGCTTATTTCAGATGTTGTTTGTGGTAAAAAGTTTGACGCTAAAGAAGTTGCCGTTACAAAAAATATTAAAGATGTTCATAAGGACGACATGATATTTGATCTAGGACAAAATTCAGTAGATGAAATTGTGAAATGTATTCATAACGCTAAAACCATTATATGGAATGGACCTATTGGCGTATTTGAATTTGATCAGTTTGCAAAAGGCACCGAGACGATGACACATGCGATTGCCAATTCTGAAGCATTTTCACTTGCAGGAGGTGGCGATACGATCGCTGCAATAGAAAAGTTTAATGTTGCAAAAGATATCTCATATATTTCAACTGC is part of the Candidatus Methylopumilus rimovensis genome and encodes:
- a CDS encoding complex I NDUFA9 subunit family protein; translated protein: MAQSKKTIAIFGASGFLGSSIVLALNQSNCRLKLFSRNKEKIKYWTVNPDIQIFDFDLDNLTQLKKDLKNTDAVINLLGILHQSKKDSFDKIHHLWPSHLANTMKDLGIKRLIHLSALGASFNAPSLYLKSKAHGETALLNQKDLNLTILRPSIIFGARDNFINMFKVLVKWLPVIVLLSPQSKFQPIYIEDVSKALIKSLWDKKTYGKVYELGGSDVYSLKEIIKLIIKSEKLHRLIIPLNKPLSYIFALSMEILPIKILTRDNWRSMQVNNVVDPQYVMPYRYSQERLEHYLENKKNRLPMRTKYNLYRSKSGR
- the cca gene encoding multifunctional CCA tRNA nucleotidyl transferase/2'3'-cyclic phosphodiesterase/2'nucleotidase/phosphatase (catalyzes the addition and repair of the essential 3'-terminal CCA sequence in tRNAs without using a nucleic acid template; phosphohydrolase activities include hydrolysis of pyrophosphate, 5'-nucleoside tri- and diphosphates, NADP, and 2'-AMP with the production of Pi, metal-dependent phosphodiesterase activity for 2',3'-cAMP, 2',3'-cGMP, and 2',3'-cCMP, and hydrolysis 2',3'-cyclic substrates with the formation of 2'-nucleotides and 3'-nucleotides; these phosphohydrolase activities are probably involved in the repair of the tRNA 3'-CCA terminus degraded by intracellular RNases) — protein: MKIYLVGGAVRDQIMGLSVKDKDYVVVGSTSEEMVKLGYKPVGKDFPVFLHPKTHHEYALARTERKVSKGYKGFKVYASKEVTLEEDLKRRDLTINAIAKDTKGQFFDPFQGIKDIKNKVLRHVSPAFVEDPIRVLRIARFSARFHQFKIHPKTELILRQIVKNKEIESVASERIWHEFSVGFSEKKSYLMFEVLHRCGALKLLLPEMNYVKHKNSMKKSFEYAAKSKYSAEIKAALFFMYLYPIKANIKLQEKIYTRLSVPNAVKKLTEKTILNLSDLKQFKKLKPRQILDLIYKMDLFRNPDMLLDVIKVFEAFIKGQSIQYKSASTTLKIMQKYLKQLNKLNLSSISQNKRGLDIKDAVYDARLQVLTKLI
- a CDS encoding pyrimidine 5'-nucleotidase yields the protein MSKVWIFDLDDTLHDASSKIFPSINQSMTNYVSHKLKISHHDAHDLRDQYWKVYGATLKGLIENHGVDPKEFLLSTHNAEELSKFVKQSHALENTLKKIKGKKIVFTNAPLHYAIAIIKSLNIQKYFSAVYSIESTLYNPKPSLYAFKKILRQLGKKAHQCIMVEDDLANLKTAYKIGMKTILVSKQNKKIIFVGKRITKITQLI
- the argB gene encoding acetylglutamate kinase — its product is MSQDIKPEHKAKILSEALPYIKKFFGKTIVIKYGGNAMVDENLKQSFASDVVLLKLVGMNPVVVHGGGPQIDEHLDKLGKKGEFIQGMRVTDTETMDIVEMVLGGQVNKEIVNLINRHGGKAVGLTGQDGNFIHAKKLVVQNDTDPKKTIDLGHVGEIASINPSIINFLDEGDFIPVIAPIGVGANGETYNINADLVAGKLSEVLSAEKLILLTNTPGVLDKKGSLLTGLTPNEIDKLVEDGTLSGGMLPKISSALDAARSGVKSVHIIDGRVQHALLLEVLTDEGVGTLIKAK
- the argA gene encoding amino-acid N-acetyltransferase, whose amino-acid sequence is MSLGEAIRKRRKSLGLTLQVLAEKIASDPGNLSRIERGAQNVSEAQLLKICEVLNCAPSSLFQNKTSPNPIQKLDSQTFARWFRLAAPYINTFSNKTFVIAFGGELLDEDQFTALSHDINLLTCLNVKIVLVHGARPQIDQKLKEKKISTQLVQNVRVTDDLGMEAVKEANGLIKINIESTLSSSLLNSPMAGSDIKVSSGNFITAKPLGVIDGVDMQHTGEVRKIDSAAIKKKLDNKELVVISPIGYSPTGEVFNLTMEDVALKTSIALEADKLILLIDSDGIFNLRNELLHEMTLEKAINLYKSIAKNNPKKNELINISSNELDLLEIAIKASEAGIHKIHLINRHIDGAILQELFTDEGVGTVITEKALDAIRQANHNDVKGIHKLINPLEAGGYLIKRGKERIDHDIENFFVIEHDKKIIGCAALYPYNDHVEFACFAINKNYQSKGFGSKLYNYCEEIAREKSYKYLFALTTRTEHWFIEKGFKEENIQKLPKKRLESYLPQRNSKFFIKKL
- a CDS encoding 16S rRNA (uracil(1498)-N(3))-methyltransferase; its protein translation is MEENRFYHSENLELKHVVELGAQTHIHATKVLRLKVGDQFALFNGDGFDYVAKVIEVSKHKTSVEIIDKYEVNHESPLKITLAQGLAAGDKMDWIIQKAVELGVHAIQPLLTERSIIKLDQERTDKKLEHWKTVAISACEQTGRSVVPAILSPLHLNQWLSKEILTTDNLKLILTPSKAQNINHLNKPSNSIVFMVGPEGGFSEKEMALATNHAFIPVNFGQRILRTETAPIVALSILQNLWGDFA
- a CDS encoding thioredoxin family protein — protein: MVSLNTPLCDFGWKAIDFNLQGVDDTFWTLEKSKGENGLLVMFICNHCPYVKAILPRLVHDLRILKGLGIETIAIQSNDPLNYPEDSFENMKSIAYQSHFSFPYVIDETQETARAYNAICTPDFFGFNRNLELQYRGRFDATGRGVPPPDNTHDLFEAMKLIAETQKGPTEQKSSIGCSIKWRE
- the tkt gene encoding transketolase, whose amino-acid sequence is MATRQDLANAIRALSMDAVQKANSGHPGAPMGMAEIAEVVWNHHLQHNPTNPNWANRDRFILSNGHGSMLIYSLLHLTGYDLPIDEIKTFRQLHSKCAGHPEYGYAPGVETTTGPLGQGISNAVGFAMAEKLLANQFNKPNHKIVDHHTYVFLGDGCMMEGVSHEACALAGTWGLGNLIAFWDDNGISIDGHIEGWYTDDTAKRFESYGWHVIPNVDGHDFEAVNKAVEAAKKITDKPSLICCKTIIGKGSPNKSGSHDCHGSALGDAEVAATREAIGWKHDPFVIPEDVYAGWSAKDKGAKAEAAWNDKFAAYEKEFPDLAAEFKRRMKGDLPKNWKSSTDAMIKSVNEKAEVLATRKASQNAIAGLAPILPEFVGGSADLTGSNLTSCSSFQHVSGKTPGNYISYGVREFGMAAIMNGMALHGGVLPFGGTFHMFSDYMKNGMRMAALMKQRVIYVLTHDSIGQGEDGPTHQPIETTSGLRYIPRMDVWRPADSTETAVAWVVAVESIHNPTSLVLSRQNTSFTKRTDAQIDLIRKGAYVLAEAEGGKADVILIATGSEVDLALKSQAALKEQNIKARVVSMPSTNVFDRQDQAYKDSVLTKGVKRVSIEAGVTDFWRKYIGLDGAAVGIDTFGESAPGGALFKHFGFTVENVVSTVKSIL
- the gap gene encoding type I glyceraldehyde-3-phosphate dehydrogenase, encoding MAIKIAITGFGRIGRLILRAIYELNHQDIKVVAINSSRGDATSNAHLLKYDSAHGKFNADIKTNDHEMIINGDVIKFFSTRNPEELPWDKLNVDVVMECTGAFTSKEKSIVHLKQGAKKVLISAPGGKDVDATIVYGVNHQILKATDTVVSNASCTTNGLAPMVKPLHDQLGIITGLMTTIHSYTNDQYLNDNQHKDPRRARSATTSIIPTKTGAADAVGLVIPELKGKLDGIAIRVPTLNVSLVELTFTPKKATSKDEVNRIIKEAANQGSLKGILIYNDEPLVSVDFNHTEASSFFDANLTKVSEDGLLVKVFGWYDNEWAFSCRMIDTAIAMMSAK